Below is a genomic region from Armatimonadota bacterium.
GTGGCCATTGTCTGCAGTGGCCTGAAGTCCGCTATCGCCATGACCGCTCTGGGGGCGCTTTACGCCTACCTGGTGGCTGCGCCCATGTGGAAGCGCGTCGCCATCGTTGTACTCTCCGTGCCCGTTGCTCTGTTCGCCAATGGTTCGCGGATCGCTCTCACTCTTATACTCGGGCGCATCTTCGGCTCGAAGGCCGCGGAGGGCTTCTTCCACGAGGCATCCGGCCTTTTCGTGTTCCTGATGGCCCTCATCGGGTTGTTCATCGTGGGGACGGTGCTCAAGTGCAGCAAGATACGAGACGATATCTGATCGCCGGCATCGTGCTTCTGGTCGGAGCCGGGCTGACCCAGGGCGCCACGGTGCTGCGGAAGACCGAGGCGGCCTATACGCCGGATTTCTCCAAAGTGCCGAAGGTTGTGGGCAAGTACCGGGCAGTGGAGCGCGAGGTGGACCAGGGAATCTTCGAATACCTGGCCGCTGATGCCATGGAACAGCGCATCTACGAGGCGCCCGACGACACGATCAGCTACACCGCCATCTACGGCACGGACTGGCGATCCATCCACGCACCTACCGGGTGCTATCCGGCACAAGGCTGGAAGATGAAGGAGAACGAGGTGCTGCGGATTGAGGCGCCCGAAGACTGCCCCCACCCGGGCGATCTGGAAGCGCGCGCAGTATATGCAGTGAAAGGGGATGCGCGCGAGGTGTCTCTCTTTGTCTATGCCCGGCCAGGTGCGACCACCGCGGACTGGACTTCCCACGGTTGGCACGTAGCCACAGGCCCTCGCGGCGCAGGCGGGATGATCATCATTCTCCGCTCGTACCCACGTACAGACGACCTGGCGACCTCTGTCAAGCCGCTCATCGAGATACTCCGCGCCGTCTATCCCGCTTCCGTGGCCATGTGGTATAAGGGCAAGAACG
It encodes:
- a CDS encoding exosortase-associated EpsI family protein, whose translation is MQQDTRRYLIAGIVLLVGAGLTQGATVLRKTEAAYTPDFSKVPKVVGKYRAVEREVDQGIFEYLAADAMEQRIYEAPDDTISYTAIYGTDWRSIHAPTGCYPAQGWKMKENEVLRIEAPEDCPHPGDLEARAVYAVKGDAREVSLFVYARPGATTADWTSHGWHVATGPRGAGGMIIILRSYPRTDDLATSVKPLIEILRAVYPASVAMWYKGKNAVKVDTPKAGE